In a genomic window of Deltaproteobacteria bacterium HGW-Deltaproteobacteria-2:
- a CDS encoding tRNA pseudouridine(38-40) synthase TruA, which yields MHKYKLVLEYDGTNYRGWQTQKNAKSVQETLIAAAQKFLGGPVQLQGAGRTDAGVHALAQTAHLESSKKINTETLRIGINDNLPASINVLQVENAPALFHARHHAVSRSYLYLIAKRRTAFGKRYVWWIKDNLNINKMQQALNLFQGFHDFVSFADKRMEKETSSKVNIEATQLKEFDDIIAMRVVGSHFLWKMVRRIVGVTVEAGRDNFTQRDIEKLLTSYSEVPARFTAPPSGLFLEKVLYEGDKLPEIKPPIHLFNI from the coding sequence TTGCATAAATATAAATTAGTTCTGGAATATGACGGAACCAATTATCGCGGCTGGCAAACTCAGAAAAATGCTAAAAGCGTTCAAGAAACTTTAATTGCCGCCGCACAGAAATTTTTAGGCGGGCCGGTGCAACTTCAAGGAGCCGGACGAACCGATGCCGGAGTGCATGCTTTGGCGCAAACCGCCCATCTGGAATCTTCCAAAAAGATTAATACGGAAACTCTCCGCATCGGAATCAATGATAACTTGCCGGCAAGTATTAATGTCTTGCAGGTAGAAAATGCCCCTGCGCTCTTTCACGCCCGCCATCATGCCGTGAGCCGCAGCTATCTTTATCTTATCGCAAAGCGGCGCACAGCTTTCGGCAAGCGTTATGTCTGGTGGATCAAAGACAATCTTAACATCAACAAAATGCAGCAGGCGCTGAATTTATTTCAGGGCTTTCACGACTTTGTCTCGTTTGCCGATAAAAGAATGGAAAAAGAAACATCCTCAAAAGTCAATATTGAAGCAACACAGTTAAAGGAATTTGACGACATAATTGCCATGCGAGTTGTCGGTTCTCATTTTCTCTGGAAAATGGTGCGCCGCATAGTGGGAGTAACCGTAGAGGCTGGCCGCGATAATTTCACCCAACGCGATATTGAAAAACTGCTTACTTCTTATTCGGAGGTACCGGCGAGATTCACCGCCCCACCTTCCGGTTTGTTTCTGGAAAAAGTATTGTACGAAGGCGACAAACTGCCGGAAATCAAACCACCGATTCATTTATTTAATATTTAA
- a CDS encoding arginine decarboxylase, pyruvoyl-dependent, with protein MDSFVPKKIFFTKGVGTHKDELHSFERALRDAGIEKCNLVQVSSIFPPRCKMISKTQGLKQLTPGAITYCVMSRCCTNEPKRLMAASVGCAIPADKSSYGYISEHHAYGQNEKQAGDYAEDLAAAMLASTLGIDFDVDESWDEKKEIFKISGKIVRTLNVTQSTICKDNKFTTVIAVAVFIF; from the coding sequence ATGGATAGTTTTGTACCCAAGAAGATTTTTTTTACAAAAGGAGTAGGCACACACAAGGATGAATTACATTCCTTTGAGCGTGCTTTGCGTGACGCCGGAATAGAAAAATGCAATCTGGTGCAGGTTTCCAGTATATTCCCGCCGCGCTGCAAAATGATTTCCAAAACGCAGGGATTGAAGCAGTTAACACCCGGCGCCATTACCTACTGTGTTATGAGCCGCTGTTGCACCAACGAACCCAAAAGACTTATGGCGGCGTCGGTCGGTTGCGCCATTCCCGCCGACAAATCATCTTACGGTTACATCAGCGAACATCACGCTTATGGCCAGAACGAGAAGCAGGCAGGCGACTACGCGGAAGATCTGGCGGCGGCCATGCTGGCCTCCACTCTGGGCATTGATTTCGATGTGGATGAGAGTTGGGATGAGAAAAAAGAAATTTTTAAAATCAGCGGCAAAATAGTCCGAACGCTTAACGTAACTCAATCCACAATTTGTAAGGATAATAAATTCACAACGGTTATTGCTGTGGCTGTATTTATTTTTTAA
- a CDS encoding alpha/beta hydrolase: protein MSQNDKPVKISREIPTLKIHDVGGAELPYLYYEGEAPQILFAHATGFLPWLWHPIIEDLTPHHESWAPYMCNYRDCDPEKGLGWDVIARDLISFCSSQNITDNLAVGHSMGATVIAIASALFGLQPRGMILIEPIFLPEEIYSIDMKIKDHPLASQSIKRKNRWQDEKSALEYLKSKSLFAGWDKQMLEFYLKYGMEKQAEGDLKLTCSPRNEAALFMGGNSTNPWPLLKKLTCPVLIVEGEKSTNKEFIDLKKAVSLLVNGKYKSVPDAGHLIPMQKPKEVAKIIKEFLAKVF, encoded by the coding sequence ATGTCTCAAAATGATAAGCCAGTAAAGATTTCCAGAGAAATCCCAACGCTGAAAATTCACGATGTCGGCGGGGCGGAACTACCTTATCTTTATTACGAAGGGGAAGCTCCGCAGATACTTTTTGCTCACGCTACCGGTTTTCTACCCTGGCTCTGGCATCCGATAATCGAGGATTTGACACCGCATCATGAGTCCTGGGCGCCCTATATGTGCAATTATCGCGATTGCGATCCGGAAAAAGGTTTGGGTTGGGATGTTATCGCCAGAGATTTAATCAGTTTCTGCAGTTCGCAAAACATTACGGATAATCTGGCCGTAGGGCATTCGATGGGCGCTACAGTTATAGCTATTGCCTCGGCATTGTTTGGCCTGCAGCCGCGTGGCATGATTTTGATTGAACCGATTTTCCTGCCGGAAGAAATTTATTCCATCGATATGAAGATCAAAGATCATCCGCTGGCTTCGCAGTCGATAAAAAGAAAAAACAGATGGCAAGATGAAAAATCAGCCCTGGAATATCTGAAGTCGAAATCACTATTTGCCGGATGGGATAAACAAATGCTTGAGTTTTATCTTAAATACGGAATGGAAAAACAAGCCGAAGGTGATTTAAAACTTACCTGTTCGCCGAGAAATGAAGCCGCACTGTTTATGGGCGGTAACAGCACCAATCCCTGGCCGCTGCTTAAGAAGTTGACCTGTCCGGTTCTTATAGTGGAAGGGGAGAAAAGTACCAATAAAGAATTTATCGACTTAAAGAAGGCTGTTTCATTATTGGTTAACGGAAAGTATAAATCAGTTCCTGATGCCGGACATTTGATTCCCATGCAAAAACCTAAAGAAGTAGCTAAAATCATAAAAGAATTTTTAGCGAAAGTATTTTAG
- a CDS encoding ABC transporter permease: MTVTENSQHHTEAEEKRQPGTFLVWPFAFIGEKVIGWINMLGKATIFLCLALWKTFRPKQFPKVIAQIYYIGASSTTIILLVSLFTGMVLGLQSYHALIQFGAVGGLGALVSLSLIRELGPVLTAIMITARAGSAITAEIGIQRISEQVDALQTMRIDPFRYLISPRIIAAIISFPLLTAVFDFIGIIGGYISGVALLGLNAGVYSHSIQANVDMKDLTDGFIKAIVFAVIVATVCCYQGYYVHMRKDSHGAKAVGLATTSAVVTSCVLILVSDYVVTSLLLI; encoded by the coding sequence ATGACAGTGACCGAAAACAGTCAGCACCATACGGAAGCTGAAGAAAAACGACAGCCGGGGACATTTCTGGTTTGGCCGTTTGCCTTTATCGGAGAGAAGGTTATCGGCTGGATTAACATGTTGGGCAAGGCAACCATTTTCCTTTGCCTGGCGCTTTGGAAAACTTTTCGTCCCAAGCAGTTTCCCAAGGTAATTGCGCAAATCTATTATATTGGGGCCAGCTCCACAACGATTATCCTTTTGGTGAGCCTGTTCACCGGCATGGTTTTGGGTTTGCAATCATACCACGCTCTGATACAGTTTGGCGCGGTTGGCGGCCTGGGAGCGCTGGTCTCTCTTTCCCTGATCAGGGAATTGGGCCCGGTTTTGACGGCCATTATGATTACGGCTAGAGCGGGATCCGCTATCACGGCGGAAATAGGTATTCAGCGTATTTCGGAGCAGGTCGACGCCCTGCAGACTATGCGTATAGATCCCTTTCGATATCTCATCAGTCCTAGAATTATCGCTGCGATCATCAGTTTTCCTCTGCTCACGGCTGTGTTTGATTTTATTGGTATTATCGGCGGCTACATCTCCGGTGTAGCGCTTCTGGGCTTGAATGCCGGAGTTTATTCTCACAGCATTCAAGCCAACGTTGATATGAAAGACCTTACCGATGGTTTTATTAAGGCGATAGTGTTCGCTGTAATCGTTGCCACCGTTTGCTGTTATCAGGGATATTATGTGCACATGCGCAAGGACAGCCATGGCGCGAAGGCTGTCGGTTTGGCTACAACTTCGGCAGTCGTTACCTCCTGCGTGTTGATTCTTGTTTCGGATTACGTGGTAACTTCACTGCTTTTAATATAG
- a CDS encoding diguanylate cyclase codes for MNAIPLIEFKNITKRFGSQTVLQSVNLQIYEGEVTTIIGLSGSGKSVLLKHIIGLLKPDEGTILFRGKPLTEMKKSEIAASLAQISYMFQGNALFDSLNIYDNIALPLIETTNLKKAEITRRVMARIEQTELTEATYKFPSELSGGMQKRAALARALITDPRIVLFDEPTTGQDPVRKNAILSMIAQYQRKFNFTAIMVSHEIPDVYFISNRILALYNKTIVFQGTPEELGNFDHPFNDEVIHSLEGLQKELTGLYSKRQFKMLNHVQLKRRESGENYCIAVFTLSDLDTIISVLGHDAAQEVIHSMGMYIDKHFGAIGGFSTRRKSNEFVTMLPFSDLAEAESILKDFVNDFKAQGIRDIWAGAQKLAPSDKCVDFAILAGIAEGPPVAEIDFIIELAKSQQKEIGRLRCAAKE; via the coding sequence ATGAATGCGATTCCATTGATTGAATTTAAAAATATCACCAAGCGCTTCGGATCCCAGACTGTTCTGCAAAGCGTTAATTTGCAAATATATGAAGGAGAGGTAACTACCATTATTGGTCTCTCCGGTTCGGGCAAAAGCGTTCTGCTTAAACATATCATCGGTCTGCTTAAGCCCGATGAAGGAACCATTCTCTTCCGCGGCAAACCGTTGACTGAAATGAAGAAATCCGAGATTGCCGCTTCGCTGGCCCAAATTAGTTACATGTTTCAGGGCAATGCGTTGTTCGATTCCCTGAATATCTATGATAATATTGCTCTGCCTCTGATAGAGACTACAAATCTGAAGAAAGCGGAAATCACTCGGCGTGTAATGGCCAGAATTGAACAAACAGAATTAACCGAAGCAACTTACAAATTCCCTTCGGAACTCTCCGGAGGTATGCAAAAACGGGCGGCGCTGGCGCGCGCGCTGATAACCGATCCGCGCATCGTTTTATTTGATGAACCAACGACCGGCCAGGACCCTGTCCGAAAAAATGCTATACTTAGCATGATTGCCCAGTACCAGAGGAAATTTAATTTTACGGCTATCATGGTCAGCCATGAAATTCCTGATGTTTATTTTATTTCTAACCGGATTCTTGCCCTCTATAATAAAACTATAGTTTTTCAGGGAACCCCGGAAGAGTTGGGAAATTTTGATCATCCTTTTAACGACGAGGTTATCCATAGCCTCGAAGGATTGCAGAAGGAACTGACGGGTTTGTATTCTAAACGACAGTTCAAAATGTTAAATCATGTTCAGTTAAAGCGTAGAGAATCAGGTGAAAATTATTGCATTGCAGTTTTTACTTTATCAGACCTGGACACAATAATTTCCGTTCTGGGTCACGACGCGGCGCAGGAAGTCATTCACTCGATGGGAATGTATATAGATAAACACTTCGGCGCCATAGGCGGTTTTTCTACCCGCCGCAAGTCCAATGAATTTGTTACAATGCTGCCTTTTTCAGATCTTGCGGAAGCTGAGAGCATTTTGAAAGATTTCGTTAATGATTTCAAGGCGCAGGGAATCCGCGATATTTGGGCCGGAGCTCAAAAACTTGCACCTTCGGATAAATGCGTTGATTTCGCCATCCTGGCGGGCATTGCCGAAGGACCGCCTGTTGCGGAAATAGATTTCATTATAGAGCTGGCCAAATCTCAACAAAAAGAAATAGGGCGTTTGCGATGCGCCGCCAAGGAGTAA
- the mlaD gene encoding outer membrane lipid asymmetry maintenance protein MlaD codes for MKKYKIETIVGIFVFLGLLCIGYMTVKLGKVSFLQDDSYPLTAKFISVTGLRDGNPVDIMGIEVGRVERITMDQENQQAVVHMKIRKGIKVYDDAIASIKTEGLVGDQYISIDPGGSGTLLKPNGTIMETQAPVDILGLISKYAFGDVKKQ; via the coding sequence ATGAAAAAATACAAGATAGAAACCATCGTAGGCATCTTTGTTTTTTTGGGACTGCTCTGCATAGGGTATATGACCGTAAAACTCGGTAAAGTTTCTTTTCTGCAGGATGATTCATATCCTTTAACTGCCAAATTCATTTCCGTAACCGGACTTAGAGATGGGAACCCGGTGGATATTATGGGCATTGAAGTCGGAAGAGTGGAGCGAATCACCATGGATCAGGAAAACCAGCAGGCGGTCGTGCATATGAAAATTAGAAAAGGTATAAAGGTATATGATGACGCCATTGCTTCTATTAAAACGGAAGGTTTGGTAGGCGACCAGTATATCAGTATTGATCCGGGGGGATCCGGCACGCTCCTGAAGCCTAACGGAACAATTATGGAAACGCAGGCGCCCGTGGATATATTAGGACTTATCAGCAAATACGCTTTTGGTGATGTAAAAAAACAGTAA
- a CDS encoding toluene tolerance protein, whose amino-acid sequence MKKRLTGLIIILTLLMFSLPVYAGVPMTTAEATVNKVLNVLRDPKLKSPASKEIKKEKLRVIYKDMFDEIEFSKRTLARNWNKLTPAQRTEFVNLFEQILEKSYADKILDYTNEKVVFYKENMLSDAQAEIQSKIVTASKEIPIFYRMILKDGKWRVYDVVVENVSLVQNYRTQFNDILAKDTPEQLLETLRKKVSKH is encoded by the coding sequence ATGAAAAAACGACTCACGGGATTGATAATCATACTGACACTTTTGATGTTTTCTCTTCCGGTATACGCCGGAGTGCCGATGACCACCGCAGAAGCCACTGTCAATAAAGTGCTCAATGTGTTGCGCGATCCAAAACTCAAAAGTCCGGCATCTAAAGAAATAAAGAAAGAAAAGCTCCGGGTCATATACAAAGATATGTTTGATGAAATTGAATTTTCTAAACGCACTCTGGCGCGCAATTGGAACAAGTTAACCCCCGCGCAGCGCACGGAATTTGTGAATCTCTTTGAGCAGATTCTGGAAAAATCATACGCGGACAAAATTCTTGACTATACCAATGAAAAGGTTGTGTTTTATAAAGAAAATATGCTTTCAGACGCTCAGGCTGAAATTCAGAGCAAAATCGTTACCGCTTCTAAAGAAATCCCTATTTTTTACCGGATGATTTTAAAGGACGGCAAATGGAGAGTATATGACGTTGTCGTGGAGAATGTGAGTCTTGTTCAAAACTACCGTACGCAGTTCAACGATATACTGGCCAAGGATACGCCAGAACAACTGTTGGAGACTCTGCGCAAGAAGGTAAGCAAGCACTAG
- a CDS encoding VacJ family lipoprotein, with protein sequence MKYHLVLILALILLTAGCAHSSVTSSGALPAAKFSPSPQPILLASTSEQSTAQSTVDAVNPIDDEYKEDESVEEYTKDAVQEERVEIADPLEPFNRAMHQFNDKLYFWALKPVAQGYKAIVPEPARVSVKNFFSNLGFPARFLSCLLQADFSGAATETGRFTINTIWGIGGLLDPSAGRELDLQKQDTDLGQTLGVWGVGQGFYIVWPVFGPSSPRDSVSIAGDYFLYPVSYISPWYAGLGVRVFEEVNATSLRIGDYEALKDAAIDPYVAFRDAYAQYRFKKIKARKAKHNPSVPATEKSPSINPILPEKGN encoded by the coding sequence ATGAAATACCACCTTGTTTTGATTTTAGCGCTTATTCTTCTTACGGCGGGTTGTGCCCATAGCTCCGTCACCTCTTCCGGTGCCTTGCCGGCCGCGAAATTCTCCCCGTCCCCGCAGCCCATTTTGCTTGCTTCTACGTCTGAACAAAGTACGGCACAATCAACGGTTGATGCCGTAAATCCCATTGATGATGAGTATAAAGAAGATGAATCGGTTGAGGAATACACTAAAGATGCTGTTCAGGAAGAGCGAGTGGAAATCGCCGATCCTCTGGAACCGTTCAACAGAGCTATGCATCAGTTTAACGACAAACTGTATTTCTGGGCGCTCAAACCAGTTGCTCAAGGATACAAAGCAATTGTTCCCGAACCCGCGCGGGTAAGCGTTAAAAATTTCTTTTCCAATCTTGGATTTCCCGCGCGATTTCTGAGCTGCCTGCTCCAGGCTGATTTCAGCGGCGCGGCCACGGAAACGGGGCGTTTTACTATCAATACTATCTGGGGTATCGGAGGCCTTCTCGATCCTTCTGCCGGTAGAGAGCTGGATCTTCAGAAGCAGGATACGGACCTGGGGCAGACACTGGGCGTTTGGGGTGTGGGGCAGGGCTTTTATATTGTCTGGCCGGTATTTGGTCCGTCAAGTCCCCGCGATTCCGTCAGCATTGCCGGCGATTATTTTCTTTATCCGGTTTCTTATATTAGCCCCTGGTACGCAGGTTTGGGAGTAAGGGTTTTCGAAGAAGTGAATGCCACATCTTTGAGAATCGGCGATTATGAAGCGCTTAAAGACGCGGCCATTGACCCCTATGTGGCGTTTCGCGACGCCTACGCCCAGTACCGTTTTAAGAAAATTAAGGCCAGAAAAGCTAAACACAATCCATCCGTGCCCGCGACAGAAAAATCTCCTTCAATCAATCCGATATTGCCGGAAAAAGGAAATTAA